The proteins below are encoded in one region of Sphaerodactylus townsendi isolate TG3544 linkage group LG06, MPM_Stown_v2.3, whole genome shotgun sequence:
- the SMIM45 gene encoding protein SMIM45 yields MPHFLDWFVPVYLMISILILVGFGACIYYFEPGLQEAHKWRTQRPIMDRDLRKTLMIRDNLAFGVPEV; encoded by the coding sequence ATGCCTCATTTCTTGGACTGGTTTGTGCCAGTGTATTTGATGATCTCCATTCTCATCTTGGTGGGCTTTGGAGCTTGCATATACTACTTTGAGCCAGGACTGCAAGAAGCACACAAGTGGCGAACCCAAAGACCAATAATGGATCGAGACCTTCGGAAAACTCTGATGATACGAGACAACCTTGCATTTGGGGTGCCTGAAGTCTAG